A genomic window from Syngnathus typhle isolate RoL2023-S1 ecotype Sweden linkage group LG18, RoL_Styp_1.0, whole genome shotgun sequence includes:
- the si:ch73-103b11.2 gene encoding early endosome antigen 1 isoform X1: MSVKENPCRKFQANIFNKSKCQNCFKPRESHLLNDEDLNQAKPIYGGWLLLAPEGTNFDNPLHRSRKWQRRFFILYEHGLLRYALDEMPSTLPQGTINMNQCSDVIDGESRTGQKNSLCILTPDKEHFIRAECKEIINGWQEVLTVYPRTNKQNQKKKRKVDPPTQQQRGQCLSTKDMNGHPEPGPAKVTVTSGGGGSLPSGIAGAERVPMSRATLWQEENRWSRATIPCSRSASCLSQLGQSQPDSTVTTQDDGGMMSSGRKVRVESGYFSLEKTKSEPSPKSAQNSQPAQPPQQLPLSSSTSSCSLGAPGHRYNSEPEGQIPPCPPSPGALASPSYSTVSSSQSSLDSEPSGATAAWEVRGGGSDACANSRGGRAGRQYAALSDVPRARRVTYREAFRAEKKQQELRARTRSPGREEVARLFGEERRRSQVIGRFKEERMDTSGSSEPSSDVTRVQRQGRSERRYLAFKPDTSSSEAGNERSVPDVSVSTFANLRRAKSLDRRVTESSMTPDLLNFKKGWMTKLYEDGMWKKHWFVLTDQSLRYYKDSIAEEASEVDGEIDLSTCYDVKEFPVQRNYGFQILCAEGACTLSAMTSGIRRNWIQAIMKNARPTVAPDVTRKNISLKLSVLKPRSVSEEKIQTQVLLEPCQQVKPEPSPCPGGPPDPDGPRQPTDNGAATPPSEARKSRVRERRREGRSKTFDWSEFKTEKKDKPANERADTVDHGSSLSATASRCSVSSSPVATSALQTRRVSDACPASTTEDNNASHLPNPVLVTSTLNTVSPAQPSLPDRQELGRMEVDRNEDGSGVKEEIEQRWHQVETTPLREEKQVPISTTTHNSDADRLPAHELAALLDKELGQKQKELDQLQRQNNLLKEQLEDALGREQSARDGYVLQSATPPTFSPWQHLHKLNQDLQGELESQKRKQDLAHQQIKTLKRSYTQAQSAADRHEADIQALQSKLASALAEISASEQAVARMRNELKLEQERSKEQEEEYGRSEATLRAQLKDSESRLREVEASLLERNQALRELEHQQALQRDHLREIQRLQDKLQEVTARLAATEEGQALKDERLRKEQLGLQECHERERQNLCRRLAEAESTQKEMEVRLGEAQQQVEALLRGRRGSAAIERNEELLKLQEELTQKSNTSEALRESVRRLEEERALLTRRCQELLNQIAEADREVNKLRERLRGEEADYCSLENSYERATREFQRISQFLREKEEEIRQTKETYERLMKRKEEDLKEALVKMTALGNSLEETEQKLQAKEDLLCRMTQPVEPDGAEQNLKAKLALAENRIAELERHLDALQLGYADLQLRRKHVQEQSPRGSLIPDEESPQSKTEDADEESRAKKPRIRFSNIQCQKYNYPDDCHNDDVNQTDFDSTPALCSPDTAFPHPSDSEKFISIVRALETKLLATEEKLKNLTRNLQERRSTHAEDQKTVQKDPLGCDHSGGSQITDPYAKALLCVETSRQKVKAFLSGSHDNSESQLHSLSQVEKELLSASAYIRHGQKTLEEVSLYGPQMQTAEALDQEAIHLFAKTLSFEALVLNKMASLLQTSESDLLQTLSAVWEDAEDIQSADCLAIVYADVLSRKLTLEAELRKEPEREATPRDGAKSQDVTAEPDVNATAVFNSVIKAEVSYSIRNLKLGYEEKVRLLQGQLAEAHRKLRERETALKAIIDASKRSDLKSVIKEVKSNFGSGKQKLADICPPELAPYAEQIQSQEARDLAEKILERHLDGVDSAESLQSAHRGLAAELRQQAEKLHEYAQEIQNTGKHPELAKMLSALFGPGTSHLFTSTSLCMREALIQAQVAYVACRLRWAHRRNVARCERTQQSMDALVQQHARSVRAIQEKYQTSLQRERHHLEQALEQLQKENATLKEEVGQRSTQLSKQQEQLAQLGEHFHIQVEELEHKHREELRRAEKDHTATELALSEAAVDSRQQLKDLLADMDVMKERHQSHVKTIQADFEQRIAGLRRIYEDQIVTVRSPMEEEEEGGAAKSEGQTVVLLRDRIQELETQMNTMRDELESKHLEGDVASLRAKYQRDLESLKATCERGFAAMEETHHKVVEDLQRQHQREISKLMEERERLLAEETAATIAAIEAMKNAHKEELEKNQRSQLSGLNSDIDELRLQYEEELQSIQRELEVLSEQYSQKCLENAHLAQALEAERQALRQCQRENQELNAHNQELNNRLSAEITRMRSSFSGETALSPTTQGKDVYELEVLLRIKESEIQYLKQEIHSLKDELQSALRDKKYTTDKYKDIYTELSIVKAKADCDIGKLKEKLLIATEALGERSVDGTVTSGYDIMKSKSNPDFTKKEQTTNSKPSRGVRSKSLKEGLSVQERMKLFEAKDSKNI, translated from the exons ATGTCAGTCAAAGAGAACCCCTGTAGGAAATTCCAAGCCAACATTTTTAATAAGAGCAAATGTCAAAATTGTTTTAAGCCTCGAGAATCTCACCTGCTCAACGACGAAGACCTCAACCAG GCGAAGCCTATTTATGGAGGATGGTTGCTGCTCGCGCCAGAGGGGACCAATTTTGACAATCCCTTACACAGATCTCGG AAATGGCAAAGGAGGTTTTTCATCCTTTACGAGCACGGCTTACTCCGCTACGCTCTGGACGAAATG CCCAGCACTCTTCCCCAGGGCACCATCAATATGAACCAGTGCTCCGATGTCATCGACGGAGAGTCCAGGACGGGTCAGAAGAACTCCTTGTGCATCCTAACCCCTGACAAGGAGCACTTCATTCGAGCCGAGTGTAAAGAAATCATTAACGG ATGGCAGGAAGTTCTGACCGTGTACCCCAGAACGAACAAGCAGAATCAGAAGAAGAAGCGCAAGGTGGATCCGCCCACTCAGCAG CAGAGGGGGCAGTGTTTATCCACCAAGGACATGAATGGACATCCA GAACCGGGTCCGGCCAAGGTGACGGTGACCAGTGGCGGCGGAGGCAGCCTGCCCAGCGGCATCGCCGGCGCCGAGCGCGTCCCGATGAGCCGGGCCACTTTGTGGCAGGAGGAGAACCGCTGGAGTCGGGCCACCATCCCCTGTAGCCGCAGCGCCTCCTGTCTTAGCCAGCTGGGCCAGAGCCAGCCCGACTCCACCGTCACTACTCAAGATG ATGGTGGAATGATGAGCAGCGGACGCAAAGTACGGGTGGAGAGCGGTTACTTTTCCCTGGAAAAGACCAAGTCGGAGCCTTCTCCAAAATCCGCACAGAATTCCCAACCAGCGCAGCCACCCCAGCAACTCCCCCTGTCCTCGTCCACCTCCTCCTGTTCCTTAGGAGCTCCCGGTCACAGGTACAACTCTGAACCCGAAGGCCAAATTCCCCCCTGTCCCCCCTCCCCAGGAGCCCTCGCGTCCCCTAGCTACTCCACCGTCAGTTCCTCCCAGAGCTCCCTGGACTCGGAACCCAGCGGCGCCACCGCCGCCTGGGAGGTCCGCGGCGGAGGGAGCGACGCTTGCGCCAATAGCAGAGGGGGTCGCGCGGGCAGGCAGTACGCGGCGCTTTCGGACGTGCCGCGAGCGCGCAGGGTGACCTACCGCGAAGCCTTCCGTGCGGAAAAGAAGCAACAAGAGCTAAGAGCACGCACGCGGAGTCCCGGACGAGAAGAGGTGGCCCGGCTGTTTGGGGAGGAGCGCAG ACGTTCGCAAGTCATCGGCCGATTCAAGGAGGAGCGGATGGACACGAGCGGCTCCAGCGAACCGTCATCAGACGTCACCCGCGTGCAGCGACAAGGCCGCAGCGAGAGACGCTATCTGGCCTTCAAACCC GACACGTCGTCATCGGAAGCCGGGAATGAGCGCTCGGTCCCGGACGTGTCCGTCTCCACTTTTGCAAACTTAAGAAGAGCCAAATCGCTTGACCGCAGAGTCACCGAGTCCTCCATGACT CCCGATCTGCTGAACTTCAAAAAAGGATGGATGACCAAGCTCTATGAAGATGGAATG TGGAAGAAACACTGGTTTGTCCTCACAGATCAGAGTCTGCGCTACTACAAGGACTCCATAGCTGAAGAG GCTTCCGAAGTGGACGGCGAGATTGATCTTTCCACATGTTACGATGTCAAGGAATTCCCTGTCCAGAGGAATTATGGCTTCCAAATCCTG TGTGCAGAAGGCGCGTGCACCCTCTCAGCCATGACCTCCGGAATCCGCCGCAACTGGATCCAGGCCATTATGAAGAACGCTCGACCCACCGTCGCCCCCGACGTCACTCG GAAAAACATCTCACTGAAACTGTCGGTTCTGAAGCCCAG ATCTGTCTCCGAGGAGAAAATACAAACGCAGGTGCTGCTGGAGCCGTGTCAACAGGTCAAGCCCGAGCCGAGCCCCTGTCCCGGCGGGCCCCCCGATCCCGACGGCCCCAGGCAGCCCACGGACAACGGGGCCGCCACGCCTCCCTCGGAAGCGCGGAAAAGCAGAGTTCGCGAGCGCAGACGGGAAGGCCGCTCCAAGACATTTGACTGGTCCGAGTTCAAAACCGAAAAGAAAGACAAGCCGGCCAACGAGCGAGCGGACACTGTCGACCACGGCTCGTCACTTTCCGCCACCGCATCCCGCTGCTCCGTTTCCTCCTCCCCAGTCGCTACCTCGGCCCTGCAAACCCGCCGTGTATCGGACGCCTGCCCCGCCTCCACGACAGAAGATAACAACGCGAGCCACTTGCCGAATCCCGTTCTGGTCACTTCCACCTTGAACACCGTCTCTCCCGCGCAACCGTCCTTACCTGATCGACAAGAGCTAGGGCGGATGGAGGTGGACCGCAACGAAGATGGGTCGGGCGTGAAGGAGGAGATCGAGCAGCGGTGGCACCAGGTGGAGACCACACCGCTAAGAGAGGAGAAGCAAGTGCCCATCAGCACCACGACACACAATTCCGACGCTGACAGACTGCCCGCGCACGAGTTGGCTGCACTGCTGGACAAAGAg TTGGGACAGAAGCAAAAAGAGCTGGACCAACTTCAGAGACAGAACAATTTGTTAAAGGAGCAGCTGGAAGACGCGCTGGGAAGAGAGCAAAGTGCTCGAGATGGCTACGTCCTGCAG AGTGCCACACCCCCCACCTTCTCGCCATGGCAACACTTGCACAAGCTGAACCAAGACTTGCAGGGCGAGTTAGAGTCCCAAAAGCGCAAGCAAGACCTCGCTCACCAGCAGATCAAAACACTCAAACGGAGCTACACCCAAGCCCAGAGCGCCGCCGACCGCCACGAGGCGGATATTCAAGCCCTGCAGTCCAAGCTGGCGTCCGCCTTGGCTGAAATCTCAGCCAGCGAACAAGCCGTGGCTCGTATGCGCAATGAGCTCAAGCTGGAGCAAGAGCGATCCAAGGAGCAAGAAGAGGAATACGGACGCAGCGAAGCCACCTTGCGAGCCCAGCTCAAAGACAGCGAAAGCAGACTCCGTGAGGTGGAGGCCAGCCTTTTAGAGAGGAACCAGGCCCTCCGGGAGCTGGAGCACCAGCAGGCCCTGCAGCGAGACCACCTGAGAGAAATCCAGAGGTTACAGGATAAACTGCAAGAGGTGACCGCACGACTGGCCGCCACAGAAGAAGGGCAGGCGTTGAAGGACGAGCGCCTGAGAAAGGAGCAGCTTGGCCTTCAAGAATGCCACGAGAGGGAAAGACAGAATCTGTGCAGGAGGTTAGCTGAAGCGGAGAGCACGCAGAAGGAAATGGAGGTCAGACTAGGGGAGGCCCAACAGCAGGTGGAGGCCCTGTTAAGGGGCCGGCGGGGCTCGGCGGCAATCGAGCGCAATGAGGAATTGCTCAAGTTGCAGGAAGAGCTCACCCAAAAGAGCAATACGTCGGAGGCCCTGAGAGAGAGCGTCCGTCGACTGGAAGAAGAGAGAGCTCTGCTCACGCGCCGTTGTCAGGAGCTCCTCAACCAGATTGCCGAGGCGGACCGGGAGGTCAACAAACTCCGCGAGCGCCTCCGAGGCGAAGAGGCGGATTATTGCTCTCTGGAAAACTCGTACGAGAGGGCCACCCGGGAGTTTCAGAGGATCAGCCAATTCCTCCGGGAAAAAGAGGAGGAGATCCGTCAGACTAAGGAAACGTACGAACGGCTGATGAAGCGCAAAGAGGAGGACTTGAAAGAGGCTCTGGTTAAAATGACCGCGCTGGGCAACAGCTTGGAAGAAACGGAACAGAAGCTCCAAGCTAAGGAGGATCTTCTCTGTCGCATGACGCAACCGGTCGAGCCCGACGGCGCTGAGCAAAATCTAAAAGCCAAGCTGGCGCTCGCGGAGAATCGCATCGCCGAACTGGAGCGGCACCTCGACGCGCTGCAGCTCGGCTACGCCGATCTCCAACTCAGGAGGAAACACGTCCAAGAACAGAGCCCGCGGGGAAGTTTGATTCCAGATGAGGAGAGCCCGCAGTCCAAAACAGAGGACGCAGACGAGGAGTCCCGAGCCAAGAAACCGAGAATCCGTTTTTCCAATATTCAGTGCCAAAAGTATAACTACCCGGACGATTGCCATAACGATGATGTTAACCAGACAGACTTTGATTCCACTCCAGCACTTTGCTCCCCCGATACAGCCTTCCCGCATCCCAGTGATTCCGAGAAGTTTATCTCCATCGTACGTGCCCTGGAAACTAAACTGCTTGCCACGGAGGAAAAGCTCAAAAATCTCACTCGAAATCTCCAGGAGCGTCGTTCCACACACGCCGAAGATCAGAAGACGGTCCAAAAGGATCCTTTAGGTTGCGACCACAGCGGCGGCTCTCAGATAACGGATCCTTACGCCAAGGCCCTCCTTTGCGTGGAAACGAGTCGGCAGAAAGTCAAGGCCTTTTTGTCGGGCTCTCACGATAACTCTGAGTCACAGCTTCACTCCTTGTCACAAGTGGAGAAAGAACTTCTCAGCGCATCGGCGTACATCCGCCACGGCCAGAAGACCTTGGAGGAAGTGTCGCTGTACGGCCCTCAAATGCAGACCGCGGAAGCTTTGGATCAAGAAGCAATTCACCTCTTTGCCAAAACGCTGTCTTTCGAAGCGCTCGTTCTGAATAAAATGGCCTCGCTTCTCCAGACGTCCGAGTCGGACCTTCTCCAAACGCTAAGCGCCGTTTGGGAAGACGCGGAGGACATTCAAAGCGCCGATTGTTTAGCAATCGTTTACGCCGACGTCTTGAGCAGAAAGTTGACGTTAGAGGCCGAATTGCGGAAAGAGCCGGAGAGGGAGGCGACACCCCGGGACGGCGCCAAATCGCAAGACGTTACGGCTGAGCCGGACGTCAATGCCACAGCCGTCTTTAATAGCGTCATCAAAGCAGAAGTGTCCTACTCCATTCGAAACCTGAAGCTCGGCTACGAAGAGAAAGTCCGGCTACTTCAAGGGCAGCTGGCCGAAGCCCACCGCAAACTCCGTGAAAGGGAAACGGCCTTGAAAGCCATCATCGACGCATCCAAGAGGTCCGATTTAAAAAGCGTGATCAAAGAAGTCAAGAGCAACTTTGGCTCGGGCAAACAAAAGTTAGCCGACATCTGCCCGCCCGAACTGGCGCCGTACGCCGAGCAGATCCAATCGCAGGAAGCCCGCGACCTGGCCGAAAAAATCCTCGAGCGCCATCTGGACGGCGTCGACTCGGCCGAGTCTCTTCAAAGCGCCCATCGCGGCTTGGCCGCCGAGCTTCGACAACAAGCGGAAAAGCTCCACGAGTACGCTCAAGAAATACAAAACACCGGGAAGCACCCCGAGCTGGCCAAAATGCTCTCTGCGCTTTTCGGGCCCGGGACATCCCACCTTTTCACGAGCACGTCACTTTGCATGCGCGAAGCTCTCATCCAGGCTCAGGTGGCCTACGTGGCGTGCAGGCTGCGATGGGCTCACCGACGAAACGTGGCCCGCTGCGAGCGGACGCAGCAGAGCATGGACGCTCTGGTGCAGCAGCACGCCCGCAGCGTCAGGGCCATTCAAGAGAAATACCAAACATCTCTCCAGCGGGAGCGCCACCACTTAGAGCAGGCCCTGGagcagctccagaaggagaacGCCACCCTCAAGGAGGAAGTGGGCCAACGTTCGACACAACTGTCAAAACAGCAAGAGCAGCTGGCCCAACTGGGGGAACATTTTCACATCCAAGTGGAAGAGCTGGAGCACAAACACCGGGAAGAGCTACGCCGAGCTGAGAAAGACCACACCGCGACAGAGCTGGCTCTCTCGGAGGCGGCAGTGGACAGCCGGCAACAGCTGAAGGacctgctggccgacatggACGTCATGAAGGAGCGGCACCAGAGTCACGTCAAAACGATCCAGGCCGACTTTGAGCAGAGAATCGCCGGGCTTCGGCGGATCTACGAAGACCAGATTGTCACCGTGCGGTCTCCgatggaagaggaggaagaaggcgGGGCGGCCAAGTCCGAGGGGCAGACCGTGGTTCTTCTGAGGGACAGGATCCAGGAACTGGAGACTCAGATGAACACCATGAGGGACGAACTGGAGAGCAAGCACCTGGAAGGAGATGTGGCCAGCCTGAGGGCGAAATACCAGCGAGACCTTGAAAGTCTGAAG GCCACGTGCGAGCGCGGCTTTGCAGCGATGGAGGAGACCCACCACAAGGTGGTTGAAGACCTCCAAAGGCAGCATCAGAGAGAGATCTCCAAACTGATGGAGGAACGAGAGAGGCTCCTGGCTGAGGAGACTGCTGCTACCATTGCTG CTATTGAAGCTATGAAGAATGCACACAAGGAGGAACTGGAGAAGAACCAGCGCTCCCAGCTCAGCGGCCTCAACTCTGATATTGATGAACTTCGATTACAATACGA GGAGGAGCTGCAGTCCATCCAGAGGGAGCTGGAGGTTTTGTCCGAGCAGTATTCTCAGAAATGTCTGGAGAACGCCCACTTGGCTCAGGCCCTGGAGGCCGAGCGGCAGGCCCTCAGGCAGTGCCAGCGAGAGAACCAGGAGCTCAACGCTCACAACCAG GAATTGAATAATCGTCTGAGCGCCGAGATCACGCGGATGCGCTCGTCTTTCAGCGGCGAGACGGCGCTGTCGCCCACCACGCAAGGCAAAGACGTCTACGAACTGGAG GTGCTGCTTCGGATCAAGGAGTCCGAGATTCAGTATCTGAAACAGGAAATCCACTCTTTGAAGGATGAGCTGCAGTCGGCGCTCCGG GACAAGAAGTACACCACGGACAAATATAAAGACATCTATACGGAGCTGAGCATTGTCAAAGCAAAGGCCGACTGCGATATCGGAAAACTGAAGGAGAAGCTGCTCATTGCCACCGAAGCGTTAGGCGAGAGGAGCGTGGACGGGACCGTTACTTCAGGATACG ACATCATGAAATCCAAAAGTAACCCTGACTTCACGAAAAAAGAACAAACGACAAACTCCAAGCCATCCAGGGGTGTCAGGTCAAAG AGCCTGAAAGAGGGACTGAGCGTGCAAGAgcgcatgaagctgtttgaggcAAAAGATTCCAAAAACATCTGA